One stretch of Halobaculum marinum DNA includes these proteins:
- a CDS encoding type 1 glutamine amidotransferase: protein MTRLRLALLNAAHEGENTARNFRRELDADLAEFDANAQQLPETFDFDGVVITGSRSSVYWDEEWIDPLVEWTAEAAERGLPILGVCYGHQVLAEALGGRVGGMDDFEIGYNQIGHTGDDELFAGIGEEFTVFTTHGDAVLELPPGAELLAENEFGVHAFRKGHTWGVQFHPEYDVETAREVTEGKRERIGDAKVDAVLADISPERYDAACEAKTLFDNFTAYCRRVRDDAEAGPEAEA, encoded by the coding sequence ATGACACGACTTCGGCTCGCGCTCCTCAACGCGGCCCACGAGGGCGAGAACACCGCCCGGAACTTCCGGCGGGAACTCGACGCCGACCTCGCGGAGTTCGACGCGAACGCACAGCAGTTGCCCGAGACGTTCGACTTCGACGGCGTCGTGATCACCGGCTCTCGCTCTTCCGTCTACTGGGACGAGGAGTGGATCGACCCGCTGGTGGAGTGGACCGCCGAGGCGGCCGAGCGCGGCCTGCCGATCCTCGGCGTCTGCTACGGCCACCAGGTGCTCGCGGAGGCGCTCGGCGGCCGTGTCGGCGGCATGGACGACTTCGAAATCGGCTACAACCAGATCGGTCACACCGGCGACGACGAGTTGTTCGCCGGCATCGGCGAGGAGTTCACGGTGTTCACCACCCACGGCGACGCGGTGTTGGAACTGCCGCCGGGCGCGGAGTTGCTCGCCGAGAACGAGTTCGGCGTCCACGCGTTCCGGAAAGGCCACACCTGGGGCGTGCAGTTCCACCCCGAGTACGACGTCGAGACCGCCCGCGAGGTGACCGAGGGGAAGCGCGAACGCATCGGCGACGCCAAGGTCGACGCCGTGCTCGCGGACATCTCCCCCGAGCGCTACGACGCCGCCTGCGAGGCGAAGACGCTGTTCGACAACTTCACCGCCTACTGCCGGCGCGTCCGCGACGACGCGGAGGCGGGGCCCGAGGCGGAGGCCTGA
- a CDS encoding inorganic phosphate transporter has protein sequence MVAAGTLATLLVAALASLFMAWAIGAGSSGSTPFAPAVGANAISVMRAGLIVGVLGFLGAVLQGANVTEAVGTSLIDGVTITAAAAIVGLLTAAILVAIGVFAGYPIATAFTVTGAVVGVGLALGGDPAWAKYREIVALWVAVPFVGGSIAYATARLLRSERVAETVAVPTLAGLVAAIVANIGFTILGPPGVQRSLAEMAAIAVPTPVVGGVDTARLLVTVAVAVVAALALFWDMAGDEARGQRRFLLVLGGLVAFSAGGSQVGLAIGPLVPLLGGDGASVQIPLTAVLVGGGLGLLAGSWTGAPRMIKALAQDYSSLGPRRSIAALIPSFAIAQTAVAFGIPVSFNEIIVSAIIGSGYAAGGAGVSTRKMVYTVLAWVGSLALALGVGYGAFTLVDIVL, from the coding sequence ATGGTCGCCGCCGGCACCCTCGCCACGCTCCTCGTCGCCGCGCTCGCGTCACTGTTCATGGCGTGGGCGATCGGTGCCGGCTCTTCCGGGTCGACGCCGTTCGCCCCCGCCGTCGGCGCCAACGCCATCTCCGTGATGCGCGCGGGCCTGATCGTCGGTGTGCTGGGCTTCCTCGGCGCCGTCCTCCAGGGCGCGAACGTCACCGAGGCGGTCGGCACCTCCCTCATCGACGGCGTCACCATCACTGCCGCCGCCGCCATCGTGGGGCTGCTCACCGCCGCCATCCTCGTCGCCATCGGCGTGTTCGCTGGCTACCCCATCGCCACCGCGTTCACCGTCACCGGCGCGGTCGTCGGTGTCGGCCTCGCGCTCGGCGGCGACCCCGCGTGGGCGAAGTACCGCGAAATCGTCGCGCTGTGGGTCGCCGTCCCGTTCGTCGGCGGCTCCATCGCCTACGCCACCGCGCGCCTGCTCCGCTCGGAGCGGGTCGCCGAGACCGTCGCCGTGCCGACGCTCGCGGGGCTGGTCGCCGCCATCGTCGCCAACATCGGGTTCACCATCCTCGGCCCGCCGGGGGTCCAGCGGTCGCTCGCGGAGATGGCGGCGATTGCGGTCCCCACCCCGGTCGTCGGCGGCGTCGACACCGCCCGCCTGCTCGTCACGGTCGCCGTCGCCGTCGTCGCGGCGCTCGCGCTGTTCTGGGACATGGCCGGCGACGAGGCCCGCGGCCAGCGGCGCTTCCTCCTCGTGCTCGGCGGCCTCGTCGCCTTCTCCGCGGGTGGGTCGCAGGTCGGACTCGCAATCGGCCCGCTCGTCCCGCTCCTCGGCGGCGACGGCGCCAGCGTGCAGATCCCCCTGACTGCCGTACTCGTCGGTGGGGGACTCGGCCTCCTCGCCGGGTCGTGGACCGGCGCGCCGCGGATGATCAAGGCGCTCGCGCAGGACTACTCCTCGCTGGGCCCGCGCCGCTCCATCGCTGCGCTCATCCCCAGTTTCGCCATCGCCCAGACCGCCGTCGCGTTCGGCATCCCCGTCTCGTTCAACGAGATCATCGTCTCGGCGATCATCGGGTCGGGGTACGCCGCCGGCGGCGCCGGCGTCAGCACCCGGAAGATGGTGTACACTGTCCTCGCGTGGGTCGGCTCACTCGCGCTCGCACTCGGGGTCGGCTACGGCGCGTTCACGCTCGTCGACATTGTGTTGTGA
- a CDS encoding HalOD1 output domain-containing protein, translating to MSRPSQQTTVEAVVTAVAEQKGVEPTALERPLYEVVDSECLGNFFGDTTGEISFEYLDTMVTVDSEGEVSVRPLATPTP from the coding sequence ATGTCCCGACCATCTCAACAGACGACGGTAGAAGCGGTCGTAACTGCAGTCGCCGAACAGAAGGGCGTCGAACCGACGGCGCTCGAACGCCCGCTGTACGAGGTCGTCGACTCGGAGTGTCTCGGTAACTTCTTCGGGGACACGACCGGCGAAATCTCCTTCGAGTACCTCGACACGATGGTGACAGTCGACTCGGAGGGCGAAGTGTCCGTGCGGCCGCTCGCGACGCCGACGCCGTAA
- a CDS encoding hemolysin family protein encodes MGLSPVHALVVSPAQLGGLANAVPINDTTIAIGGAVAIAILIALSGFFSSSEIAMFSLASHRVDHLVEQGRRGAEAVAELKSDPHRLLVTILVGNNLVNIAMSSIATALVGIYVDNAGTAVLISTFGITSLVLLFGESAPKSYAVENTESWALRIARPLKLSEYVLLPLVVTFDYLTRLVNKVTGGRSAIETSYVTRDEIQNMIQTGEREGVIEEEEREMLDRIFRFNKTIAKEVMTPRLDVTAVPKDASIDEAIETCVQADHERVPVYEGNLDNIIGVVNIRDLVRARYYGEGETDLATVVQPTLHVPESKNADELLEEMQETRMQMVVVIDEFGTTEGILTLEDMVEEIVGEILEGDEEEPFEFVDDNTVLVRGEVNIDEVNEVLEIELPEGQEFETLAGFIFNMAGRLVEEGEEIDYEGVQIRIEEVDNTRIMRARVTVTEAYYQDDTEEPEAGAEAEN; translated from the coding sequence ATGGGTTTGTCGCCGGTACACGCTCTCGTAGTCTCGCCCGCGCAACTCGGCGGGCTCGCGAACGCGGTGCCGATCAACGATACCACTATCGCGATCGGCGGTGCGGTCGCTATCGCCATCCTCATCGCCCTCTCCGGCTTCTTCTCCTCGTCGGAGATCGCGATGTTCTCGCTCGCCAGCCACCGGGTCGACCACCTCGTCGAACAGGGGCGCCGCGGCGCCGAGGCCGTCGCGGAGCTGAAGTCTGACCCCCACCGCCTGCTCGTGACGATCCTCGTCGGCAACAACCTCGTCAACATCGCGATGTCGTCCATCGCGACGGCGCTGGTCGGCATCTACGTCGACAACGCCGGCACCGCGGTCCTGATATCCACGTTCGGGATCACCTCGCTGGTGCTGTTGTTCGGGGAGTCGGCTCCGAAGAGCTACGCGGTCGAGAACACCGAGTCGTGGGCGCTGCGCATCGCGCGCCCGCTGAAGCTCTCCGAGTACGTCCTGCTCCCGCTGGTCGTCACGTTCGACTACCTCACCAGACTGGTGAACAAGGTCACCGGCGGTCGGTCGGCCATCGAGACGTCGTACGTCACCCGCGACGAGATCCAGAACATGATCCAGACCGGGGAGCGCGAGGGCGTCATAGAGGAGGAGGAGCGCGAGATGCTCGACCGCATCTTCCGCTTCAACAAGACCATCGCCAAGGAGGTGATGACGCCCCGCCTCGACGTCACCGCCGTCCCGAAGGACGCCTCTATCGACGAGGCGATCGAGACGTGCGTCCAGGCCGACCACGAGCGTGTCCCCGTGTACGAGGGGAACCTCGACAACATCATCGGCGTCGTGAACATCCGCGATCTGGTCCGCGCGCGCTACTACGGCGAGGGGGAGACCGACCTCGCGACGGTCGTCCAGCCCACGCTGCACGTGCCCGAGTCGAAGAACGCCGACGAACTGCTCGAGGAGATGCAGGAGACCCGGATGCAGATGGTCGTCGTCATCGACGAGTTCGGGACGACCGAGGGGATCCTCACGCTGGAGGACATGGTCGAAGAGATCGTCGGCGAGATCCTCGAAGGTGACGAGGAGGAGCCGTTCGAGTTCGTCGACGACAACACCGTGCTCGTGCGCGGCGAGGTGAACATCGACGAGGTGAACGAGGTGCTGGAGATCGAACTCCCCGAGGGCCAGGAGTTCGAGACGCTCGCCGGCTTCATCTTCAACATGGCCGGCCGCCTCGTCGAGGAGGGCGAAGAGATCGACTACGAGGGCGTCCAGATCCGGATCGAGGAGGTCGACAACACTCGGATCATGCGCGCCCGCGTCACCGTCACCGAGGCGTACTACCAGGACGACACCGAGGAACCGGAAGCCGGCGCCGAAGCCGAGAACTGA
- a CDS encoding glutaredoxin family protein — MSDPEITLYRLQACPYCERVVRKLKQYDLDYESRFVEPMHSDRNAVARLTGKRSVPAIRDERTGVTMSESGNIVDYLDRTYGEGGAAGGA, encoded by the coding sequence ATGTCTGACCCCGAGATCACCCTGTACCGACTCCAGGCGTGTCCGTACTGCGAGCGGGTCGTCCGCAAACTCAAGCAGTACGACCTCGACTACGAGTCGCGCTTCGTCGAGCCGATGCACTCCGACCGGAACGCGGTCGCCCGGCTCACGGGCAAGCGCTCCGTGCCGGCCATCCGCGACGAGCGGACGGGCGTCACGATGTCCGAGTCCGGCAACATCGTCGACTACCTCGACCGCACGTACGGCGAGGGCGGCGCCGCGGGGGGTGCCTGA
- a CDS encoding peroxiredoxin family protein: protein MVDFDVVDLPETDHVDVGEAAPDFTRPLVGDEYWSDTSLSDIDGPVALVFFPMDGAFPATYIWNEIRDREWGSDGDVTVVGVSISSPYEHKTFVDERGMDYELFSDPSAEVGDLYGAVQDLDGMAGVREHRPAVFLLDDDHTVEYAWVASEWPAFPDYDEVEAHIEGL, encoded by the coding sequence ATGGTCGACTTCGACGTCGTCGACCTCCCCGAGACCGACCACGTCGACGTGGGCGAGGCGGCGCCCGACTTCACCCGCCCGCTCGTGGGCGACGAGTACTGGAGCGACACGTCGCTGTCCGACATCGACGGTCCCGTCGCGCTCGTGTTCTTCCCGATGGACGGGGCGTTCCCGGCGACGTACATCTGGAACGAGATCCGCGACCGCGAGTGGGGCAGCGACGGCGACGTGACCGTCGTCGGCGTCTCCATCTCCTCTCCCTACGAGCACAAGACGTTCGTCGACGAGCGCGGGATGGACTACGAACTGTTCTCGGACCCGTCTGCCGAGGTCGGCGACCTGTACGGCGCGGTGCAGGATCTGGACGGGATGGCGGGGGTCCGCGAGCACCGCCCGGCGGTGTTCCTCCTCGACGACGACCACACCGTCGAGTACGCGTGGGTCGCCTCGGAGTGGCCGGCGTTCCCGGACTACGACGAGGTCGAAGCGCACATCGAGGGGTTGTAA
- a CDS encoding L-threonylcarbamoyladenylate synthase, with protein sequence MPSHGTTGGVADAAVERAAEAIRAGEAVVYPTETVYGLGADATDPEAVERVFELKDRPRDKPLSVAFGDVETALSLLPASDRAARFARAFLPGPVTVVVARGDALPGALTDGEPRVGIRVPDHPTARSLAEAAGPITATSANRSGAGSVRRVEDLDPRVREGCAVVLDGGETPGGESTVVDPDRSLIHRAGPLADEIREWLASQP encoded by the coding sequence ATGCCCTCCCACGGCACGACTGGCGGGGTCGCCGACGCCGCCGTCGAGCGTGCGGCCGAGGCGATCCGCGCCGGCGAGGCGGTCGTCTACCCCACCGAGACGGTGTACGGTCTCGGCGCCGACGCGACCGACCCGGAGGCGGTCGAGCGCGTGTTCGAGTTGAAGGACCGGCCCCGCGACAAGCCGCTGTCGGTGGCCTTCGGCGACGTGGAGACGGCGCTGTCGCTGCTCCCCGCGAGCGACCGCGCCGCGCGGTTCGCACGAGCGTTCCTCCCCGGCCCGGTGACGGTCGTCGTCGCCCGGGGCGACGCGCTCCCCGGCGCGCTGACCGACGGCGAACCCCGCGTCGGGATCCGCGTGCCCGACCACCCGACGGCGCGGTCGCTCGCAGAGGCCGCCGGCCCGATCACCGCGACGAGCGCGAACCGGTCGGGCGCCGGGAGCGTCCGCCGGGTCGAAGACCTGGACCCGCGAGTCCGCGAGGGCTGTGCGGTCGTGCTCGACGGCGGAGAGACGCCCGGTGGCGAGAGCACGGTCGTCGACCCCGACCGGAGCCTGATCCACCGCGCGGGCCCCCTCGCCGACGAGATCCGCGAGTGGCTGGCGAGCCAGCCCTGA
- a CDS encoding CRISPR-associated protein Cas4, with the protein MPPAKTTFSDLATAAYCPRQLYYDRREDDREPPPEATARIDLAFRYPALRGMDDAELRAEPIDRDPAEYRAALARLTDRPDWAALTDPDGTRVLLDGKDARGIAHKVLGTTGADATDDEGEPTGDPPVPVVVSPGEPPDRGVWEPQSVRAVAAMHALSWEEGRRIRRAIVEYPAHAVVREVRLSVRRSGTYRRVLRTVRDIDGPPARLSNDAKCRECRHRSNCGVRTRSLRSLLGL; encoded by the coding sequence GTGCCCCCGGCAAAGACGACGTTCTCGGATCTCGCGACCGCGGCGTACTGCCCCCGCCAGTTGTACTACGACCGCCGCGAAGACGACCGCGAACCGCCGCCGGAGGCGACCGCTCGGATCGATCTGGCGTTCCGCTACCCCGCGCTCCGCGGCATGGACGACGCCGAGTTGCGAGCGGAACCGATCGACCGCGACCCTGCGGAGTACCGCGCCGCGCTCGCCCGACTCACGGACCGCCCCGACTGGGCGGCGCTGACCGACCCCGACGGCACCCGCGTCTTGCTCGACGGCAAGGACGCCCGCGGCATCGCGCACAAGGTGCTCGGCACGACGGGTGCGGACGCGACCGACGACGAGGGTGAGCCGACGGGCGACCCGCCCGTTCCGGTGGTCGTCTCGCCCGGCGAACCCCCGGATCGGGGGGTGTGGGAGCCACAGTCCGTCCGGGCGGTCGCGGCGATGCACGCGCTGTCGTGGGAGGAGGGACGGCGGATCCGACGAGCGATCGTCGAGTACCCCGCACACGCGGTCGTGCGCGAGGTGCGGTTGTCGGTGCGTCGGTCCGGGACGTACCGTCGGGTGCTCAGGACGGTCCGCGACATCGACGGCCCGCCGGCACGGCTATCGAACGACGCGAAGTGTCGGGAGTGCCGTCACCGGTCGAACTGCGGGGTCAGGACGCGGAGTCTGCGGAGTCTGCTCGGGTTGTGA
- a CDS encoding conditioned medium-induced protein 4: MDEKTAELRDIFLDTTGGETVTERQEEGRGSLAAESDADGRIAELVARMRERYEFASDLDDAALQRVVRLFFEDAADAAIAAAVDADEATVFDARMDLHLVRDADREAPFDLAELRSLYVEDVPLAERAAELDADEETVAHYSRVVAADVRSTRANDRFRDEFAELLTESDLKHGLTEDAREDGLREAAEDIETNVSF, from the coding sequence ATGGACGAGAAGACGGCGGAACTCCGCGACATCTTCCTCGACACGACCGGGGGGGAGACGGTCACGGAGCGACAGGAGGAGGGGCGTGGCTCGCTGGCGGCGGAGTCGGACGCCGACGGCCGGATCGCCGAACTCGTCGCGCGGATGCGCGAGCGCTACGAGTTCGCCTCCGACCTCGACGACGCCGCCCTCCAGCGCGTCGTCCGCCTGTTCTTCGAGGACGCCGCCGACGCGGCCATCGCCGCGGCGGTCGACGCCGACGAGGCGACCGTGTTCGACGCACGGATGGACCTCCACCTCGTCCGCGACGCCGACCGCGAGGCGCCGTTCGACCTCGCGGAACTCCGATCGCTGTACGTCGAGGACGTGCCGCTGGCCGAGCGCGCCGCCGAACTCGACGCCGACGAAGAGACGGTCGCGCACTACTCGCGGGTCGTCGCCGCCGACGTCCGCTCGACGCGCGCGAACGACCGCTTCCGCGACGAGTTCGCCGAACTCCTCACCGAGTCTGACCTGAAGCACGGGCTCACCGAGGACGCCCGCGAGGACGGCCTCCGGGAGGCCGCCGAGGACATCGAGACGAACGTTTCCTTCTAA
- a CDS encoding heterodisulfide reductase-related iron-sulfur binding cluster, with amino-acid sequence MQADVTRETFWTIGPVGKAAFYYLAAVALAVFAYGTYRRFARYAAGEDDWFDRLDDLPGRVLRAARIVASNRNQYDRDLYAGVMHSFILWGFLTLLIGTTILGIDLDFWRPVTGESFFVGDFYLSYSFVMDAMGLLFVVGVGMAIYRRYTEREGRLWGKHTSLEDDAFVWTLFVLGVGGYVLEAFRIIGSAEFVAYERVSFVGYFLAGILAEAGVTVGMAETLYTVTWWSHAVLAFAFIALIPYAKPFHMISSFANVVTRDEKAGVRLPGVPEDAGPDDIGYGSIEDFSWRHILDHDACTKCGRCSSVCPAKASGRNLDPRDVILDLKQYREDLDAGRTEEIEIVADGGSSVIAAESMESCMSCMACMDACPVDIEHVSEFTQMNRRLTETGQMDEMVQDAMMNVFQNGNTFGDPARKRPEWTEDLDFEVPDAREEDVEFLWYVGEYPSYDERNQRVARSLATLLERANVSYGILYEDEQHDGNDVRRVGEEGLFEMLVEDNTEAFASCSFEKVVTTDPHSMNTFRNEYPEVSEFDDPVFHYTQVVENLVETGRLGLDGTELDYTATYHDPCHLGRMNDVYEAPRDLIRATGVDLYEMPRNRSDSFCCGGGGGGLWMDHEEHTKPSEERLREALEDTDAGSEVEKFVVACPMCGTMYEDGRKTGDFEDDIEIIDIAELLCEALAAKEGTGVETPVDADGDTSPAAAD; translated from the coding sequence ATGCAAGCCGACGTGACGCGGGAGACTTTCTGGACCATCGGTCCGGTCGGGAAGGCCGCGTTCTACTACCTCGCGGCGGTCGCGCTCGCCGTCTTCGCGTACGGTACCTACCGCCGCTTCGCGCGCTACGCCGCCGGCGAGGACGACTGGTTCGACCGCCTCGACGACCTGCCGGGGCGGGTGCTGCGCGCCGCCCGGATCGTCGCCTCCAACCGCAACCAGTACGACCGCGACCTGTACGCGGGCGTGATGCACTCGTTCATCCTGTGGGGCTTCCTCACCCTGCTGATCGGGACGACCATCCTCGGCATCGACCTCGACTTCTGGCGCCCCGTGACGGGCGAGTCGTTCTTCGTCGGCGACTTCTACCTCTCGTACTCGTTCGTCATGGACGCGATGGGGCTGCTGTTCGTCGTCGGCGTCGGCATGGCCATCTACCGCCGGTACACCGAACGCGAGGGTCGCCTCTGGGGCAAGCACACCTCGTTGGAGGACGACGCGTTCGTCTGGACGCTGTTCGTGCTCGGCGTCGGCGGCTACGTACTGGAGGCGTTCCGCATCATCGGCTCCGCCGAGTTCGTCGCCTACGAGCGCGTCTCCTTCGTCGGCTACTTCCTCGCGGGCATCCTCGCGGAGGCGGGCGTCACCGTCGGGATGGCAGAAACGCTGTACACCGTGACGTGGTGGAGCCACGCAGTCTTGGCGTTCGCGTTCATCGCGCTCATCCCGTACGCCAAGCCGTTCCACATGATCTCGTCGTTCGCGAACGTCGTCACCCGCGACGAGAAGGCGGGCGTCCGCCTCCCGGGCGTCCCCGAGGACGCCGGCCCCGACGACATCGGCTACGGCTCCATCGAGGACTTCTCGTGGCGCCACATCCTCGACCACGACGCCTGCACGAAGTGCGGCCGCTGTTCGTCCGTCTGCCCGGCGAAGGCCTCCGGTCGGAACCTCGACCCGCGCGACGTGATCCTCGACCTGAAGCAGTACCGCGAGGACCTCGACGCCGGTCGGACCGAGGAGATCGAGATCGTCGCCGACGGCGGGAGTTCGGTCATCGCCGCCGAGTCGATGGAGTCGTGCATGTCCTGTATGGCCTGCATGGACGCGTGCCCGGTCGACATCGAGCACGTCTCGGAGTTCACGCAGATGAACCGCCGCCTCACCGAGACAGGCCAGATGGACGAGATGGTGCAGGACGCGATGATGAACGTGTTCCAGAACGGCAACACGTTCGGCGACCCCGCCCGCAAGCGCCCCGAGTGGACCGAGGACCTGGACTTCGAGGTGCCCGACGCCCGCGAGGAGGACGTGGAGTTCCTCTGGTACGTCGGCGAGTACCCCAGCTACGACGAGCGCAACCAGCGCGTCGCCCGCTCGCTGGCGACGCTGCTGGAGCGCGCGAACGTCTCCTACGGCATCCTCTACGAGGACGAACAGCACGACGGCAACGACGTGCGCCGCGTCGGCGAGGAGGGCCTGTTCGAGATGCTCGTCGAGGACAACACCGAGGCGTTCGCCTCCTGCAGCTTCGAGAAGGTGGTCACGACCGACCCCCACTCGATGAACACCTTCCGCAACGAGTACCCCGAGGTGTCGGAGTTCGACGACCCGGTGTTCCACTACACGCAGGTCGTCGAGAACCTCGTCGAGACGGGTCGGCTCGGCCTCGACGGCACGGAACTCGACTACACCGCGACGTACCACGACCCGTGCCACCTCGGGCGGATGAACGACGTGTACGAGGCGCCGCGCGACCTCATCCGCGCCACGGGCGTCGACCTGTACGAGATGCCGCGCAACCGCTCGGACTCGTTCTGTTGCGGGGGCGGCGGCGGCGGCCTCTGGATGGACCACGAGGAGCACACCAAGCCCAGCGAGGAGCGCCTCCGCGAGGCGTTGGAGGACACCGACGCCGGGAGCGAGGTGGAGAAGTTCGTCGTCGCGTGCCCGATGTGCGGGACGATGTACGAGGACGGTCGCAAGACCGGCGACTTCGAGGACGACATCGAAATCATCGACATCGCCGAACTGCTGTGTGAGGCGTTGGCGGCGAAGGAGGGCACGGGCGTCGAGACACCCGTCGACGCCGACGGCGACACGTCGCCCGCGGCGGCGGACTGA
- a CDS encoding 4Fe-4S dicluster domain-containing protein yields the protein MGIDPNFDENREHAGEENGLDVWGPVDPPEKLGIHGAHVAVDYDICIADGACLENCPVDVFDWVDTPDHPASERKVEPTREDQCIDCMLCVDICPVDAIDVDASRS from the coding sequence ATGGGAATCGATCCGAACTTCGACGAGAACCGCGAGCACGCCGGCGAGGAGAACGGCCTCGACGTGTGGGGGCCGGTCGACCCACCGGAGAAACTGGGCATCCACGGCGCCCACGTCGCGGTCGACTACGACATCTGCATCGCCGACGGTGCGTGTCTGGAGAACTGCCCGGTCGACGTGTTCGACTGGGTGGACACGCCCGACCACCCCGCCAGCGAGCGGAAGGTCGAACCGACCCGCGAGGACCAGTGTATCGACTGTATGCTGTGCGTGGACATCTGCCCGGTCGACGCCATCGACGTGGACGCCTCGCGGTCGTAA
- a CDS encoding cupin domain-containing protein: MNRVNADDVDWDETDRGESVGWRRKQLAAAADGDQLGCSLYELPPGKRAWPYHYHAANEEALYVLAGAGTLRHADGETALRAGDYVALPVGEDGAHRVINDGEDTLRYLAVSTMRDPEVLVYPDSGKVGAMAGAPPGGDGERDVDAYFRRDDAVDYWDGEGEETG; this comes from the coding sequence ATGAACCGAGTCAACGCCGACGACGTCGACTGGGACGAGACCGACCGGGGCGAGTCCGTGGGGTGGCGCCGCAAGCAACTGGCCGCGGCCGCCGACGGCGACCAACTCGGCTGTAGCCTGTACGAGTTGCCGCCCGGCAAGCGCGCGTGGCCGTACCACTACCACGCCGCAAACGAGGAGGCGCTGTACGTGCTCGCCGGCGCGGGGACGCTCCGGCACGCCGACGGGGAGACGGCGTTGCGCGCGGGCGACTACGTCGCACTCCCCGTCGGCGAGGACGGCGCCCACCGCGTGATCAACGACGGTGAGGACACCCTCCGCTACCTCGCGGTGTCGACGATGCGGGACCCCGAGGTGCTCGTCTACCCCGACTCAGGCAAGGTGGGCGCGATGGCCGGCGCCCCGCCCGGCGGTGACGGCGAGCGTGACGTGGACGCGTACTTCCGCCGCGACGACGCGGTCGACTACTGGGACGGCGAAGGGGAGGAAACGGGTTAG
- a CDS encoding FKBP-type peptidyl-prolyl cis-trans isomerase, protein MTATVLPGRIAIVHLTGRLADGDDAGEVFETTDVDVALEEGVYHDHRDFVPLEFRVGEGHVIPGVDEAVRGMEPGETKTVVLDPEDAYGARDDDAVVTVDREELEARSDTTAAVDDLVRSERGDVGWIVAVDDAEATVDFNHELAGRRVEFEIRVLEVHAEDDTHADAGGAGEAA, encoded by the coding sequence ATGACCGCGACCGTCCTCCCCGGCCGGATCGCGATCGTCCACCTGACGGGACGACTCGCCGACGGCGACGACGCCGGCGAGGTGTTCGAGACGACCGACGTCGACGTGGCGCTCGAGGAGGGCGTGTACCACGACCACCGCGACTTCGTGCCGTTGGAGTTCCGCGTCGGCGAGGGGCACGTCATCCCCGGTGTCGACGAGGCGGTCCGGGGGATGGAACCGGGCGAGACGAAGACGGTCGTGCTCGACCCCGAGGACGCGTACGGCGCCCGCGACGACGACGCGGTCGTCACGGTCGACCGCGAGGAACTGGAGGCCCGCAGCGACACGACCGCCGCGGTCGACGACCTCGTCCGGAGCGAGCGCGGCGACGTCGGCTGGATCGTCGCCGTCGACGACGCCGAGGCGACGGTCGACTTCAACCACGAACTCGCGGGTCGGCGCGTCGAGTTCGAGATCCGGGTGCTGGAGGTGCACGCCGAAGACGACACTCACGCCGACGCCGGTGGCGCGGGCGAGGCCGCCTAA